From one Mytilus edulis chromosome 1, xbMytEdul2.2, whole genome shotgun sequence genomic stretch:
- the LOC139503117 gene encoding mediator of RNA polymerase II transcription subunit 26-like, translating into MQCSPHELKEKLLKGLDEENNVVDMAAVVAVISLLEKYPMSREALEQTRIGRYVNELRKKTKNEQLAKRAKKLVKNWQHLINSDNPIVNGDNGERLVHPNVASLQSPSLGSLSPAYVKSSQVKRLPGSKPNTPSLPSSKPNTPTLQQKVKPNTPAIKSKPNTPSMPQYFKQTLSPSLRSTPTSSPRLHSTPKFAISPKMTFSTDSRSPAVSPVSSCSRPSTPVDTPLRPPSSTRIENSCRLTRNMSQESLSSACSEKLPRRSKHSPELNGKAKNRNIDEKLSRTNIANRKRARKEYADESLNKTAKIDNCVDYSKMNGAVKSSSNSNTQKTNGSLSRSPSEASLNKSFPSRKNVSLSVNTDFSMDKSNKTPKVKTTAQIIAELQARSGSASVGSDIIKQIETNQIVKESDVPESALPPGARPKRNKKRLLEQSLLDMSTPSRTHANLSQAKSDLVQKFLQTSVTPSSAVDMTPFRCDDHSESLESGKGESSVDVIDSSGGDIVYRSDEVRSREQTDQESKCIKPPSLEEIQSNLPPVDYDNVLHEDSDYDIPDRGIVSEDIIDKLHNEQWTSVNGNLDSNGEWYDWTQLFTNLSYSDEPLHILPYVLLDD; encoded by the exons ATGCAGTGCAGTCCGCACGAATTAAAGGAGAAGTTGCTGAAGGGCCTTGATGAGGAAAATAAT GTTGTTGACATGGCAGCAGTGGTGGCTGTTATCTCCTTATTGGAGAAATATCCTATGTCTAGAGAAGCATTGGAG cAAACACGAATTGGGAGATACGTAAATGAATTGaggaagaaaacaaaaaatgaacaattaGCTAAAAGAGCTAAAAAGTTAGTGAAAAATTGGCAACATTTGATCAATTCTGACAATCCCATTGTAAATGGGGATAATGGTGAACGCCTTGTTCATCCAAATGTTGCCAGTTTACAAAGTCCTTCATTGGGATCATTATCACCAGCCTATGTAAAGTCTAGTCAGGTTAAAAGACTGCCAGGAAGCAAACCAAACACACCATCACTTCCTTCGTCAAAGCCAAATACACCAACGCTGCAACAAAAAGTCAAACCAAATACTCCAGCCATTAAGAGCAAACCAAACACTCCAAGTATGCCtcaatattttaaacaaactCTCTCTCCAAGTTTGAGATCCACACCAACATCTTCACCAAGATTACATAGTACACCAAAGTTCGCAATTTCtccaaaaatgacattttcaactgattcaAGATCACCAGCCGTGTCTCCTGTGTCTTCTTGCAGTAGGCCATCAACTCCAGTAGATACTCCTCTCCGCCCACCGAGTTCAACTCGAATTGAAAACTCATGTAGATTGACTAGAAATATGTCTCAAGAAAGTTTATCAAGTGCTTGTAGTGAAAAACTTCCACGTCGTTCTAAACATTCCCCAGAACTCAACGGAAAAGcaaaaaacagaaatattgatgaaaaattGTCTAGAACAAATATTGCAAACAGGAAACGTGCACGAAAGGAATATGCAGATGAGTCACTGAACAAAACAGCAAAAATTGACAATTGTGTGGATTATTCAAAAATGAATGGTGCTGTAAAATCCAGTTCAAATAGCAATACGCAAAAAACAAATGGCTCATTATCACGAAGTCCATCGGAAGCTAGTTTAAATAAAAGTTTTCCTTCAAGGAAAAATGTAAGTCTGTCTGTAAATACTGACTTTTCAATGGACAAGTCTAACAAAACTCCAAAAGTGAAAACAACTGCACAAATAATTGCTGAACTTCAAGCCAGAAGTGGGAGTGCATCTGTTGGCAgtgatataataaaacaaatagaaaCTAATCAAATTGTGAAGGAAAGTGACGTCCCAGAATCAGCACTGCCACCTGGTGCAAGACCAAAACGTAATAAAAAGAGGCTTTTAGAACAGTCTTTACTTGATATGTCCACACCAAGTAGAACCCATGCAAATTTAAGTCAGGCAAAGTCCGACCTTGTCCAAAAATTTCTACAAACATCTGTAACACCAAGTTCAGCGGTGGACATGACTCCTTTTAGATGTGATGACCATAGTGAATCTCTGGAGAGTGGAAAAGGTGAATCTAGTGTTGATGTTATAGATAGTTCAGGTGGAGATATTGTGTATCGGTCAGATGAAGTCCGATCACGTGAACAAACTGATCAAGAATCTAAATGCATTAAACCTCCTTCATTAGAAGAAATTCAAAGTAATCTCCCACCGGTTGATTATGATAATGTGTTACACGAAGACAGTGATTATGATATTCCAGATCGAGGCATTGTTTCTGAGGACATAATTGATAAACTGCATAATGAACAATGGACTAGTGTGAATGGAAATCTTGATTCAAATGGCGAGTGGTATGACTGGACacaattatttacaaatttatcatatTCAGATGAACCATTACATATTTTGCCATATGTTCTCTTAGATGATTGA